A window of the Dictyostelium discoideum AX4 chromosome 4 chromosome, whole genome shotgun sequence genome harbors these coding sequences:
- the atp5O gene encoding mitochondrial F1 complex ATP synthase, O subunit — MLARFSRTAIKSGRYFSTSAKNTAPVSEAEEIEILKAVEAPQFKDAVKKTRQQYQDMISKLTNDESGKSITQSTGLRPTINISTPSGKIAHALFDAASSMRSVGIVAKELTQVKTIIDKTPGLKTALEGDIDNSEKTVMLELLQGSVTLSPVSGFFLYYMTYENNFKLINPALTDFKRLVGSLDTEMSIKLTVAHQYSEAEKKDLETNVKSFFPPETQFKFSYNVDPEIQKGYIIESPFINHDASYSTAVKKVKAQEQSVLAEFLNDIKNGIKNQTAVWETKEFRDKYLTLDESKN, encoded by the exons ATGTTAGCTCGTTTCTCAAGAACTGCAATT aaaagtGGTAGATATTTCTCCACCTCAGCAAAGAACACTGCACCAGTTTCAGAGGctgaagaaattgaaattttaaaagctGTCGAAGCACCACAATTCAAAGATGCAGTCAAGAAAACAAGACAACAATACCAAGATATGATTTCCAAATTAACAAATGATGAAAGTGGTAAATCAATCACTCAATCAACTGGTCTCAGACCAACCATCAACATTAGCACTCCATCAGGTAAAATTGCTCACGCCCTTTTTGATGCTGCTTCATCCATGAGATCAGTTGGTATTGTTGCAAAGGAACTCACTCAAGTTAAAACTATCATTGATAAAACTCCAGGTCTCAAAACCGCTTTAGAAGGTGATATTGATAACTCTGAAAAAACTGTCATGCTCGAATTATTACAAGGTTCTGTCACTTTATCACCAGTTTCTGGCTTTTTCTTAT acTACATGACTTATGAAAATaactttaaattaattaaccCAGCTTTAACTGATTTCAAACGTTTAGTTGGTTCATTAGATACTGAAATGTCAATCAAATTAACTGTTGCTCATCAATACAGTGAAGCAGAGAAAAAAGATTTGGAAACCAATGTCAAATCTTTCTTCCCACCAGAGACTCAATTCAAATTCAGTTATAATGTCGACCCAGAGATCCAAAAAGGTTACATTATTGAATCACCATTCATCAATCATGATGCTTCATACTCAACTGCCGTCAAAAAAGTTAAGGCTCAAGAACAATCAGTCCTTGCTGAATTcttaaatgatattaaaaatggtatCAAAAATCAAACTGCCGTTTGGGAAACTAAAGAATTTAGAGATAAATACTTAACTCTTGATGAatcaaagaattaa
- a CDS encoding RabGAP/TBC domain-containing protein, producing MEYQSSVFRQVMNQQQTSTTQNNNNSNNNSNNNNNSSNNSYVYTGYNNISSNNNSSTNTFSTYNPYPYGGARGNGIINNNYFSTPPPLPPSTPPSVPLSPISNNNNSNNNNNNNSNNSNNNNNSNNNGYSYRPQPLPPQSNANSYYPLSPNPPNFYNSPPPINTPPLVSSPKVNTTNSFSNIVRDINNVNSYNTSSNSVNNSNYTNNAYNGFGGVPSYYNPSYYTSQPPLPTYQYPTPQPQPIPQIQPQIQPQIQTQTQPIVNSNRYPMGFSGFNNSAATTTTTTTKSATTNVTTQNNNKKTPPVFPSNIVNNNSNGNNNSFNDNTLTFSNVNNGTGTMLPPKADIYSNPFLTESTSKATTSTSISTSTISSTTATATATATNTTSTTISSNIDLKKKKDDEKNNINNNNNNNNNNNNNNNNNNNNNNNNNNNNNNNNNNNNCNKVTNTTSPHRFLPTATSDTNLTANNSSDSNKNNNNNNNNNNSNNSKTHKRFNSTSSLDLEGSKSNSNSNSNSNSNSNSNPNSITNSNSTSSSNLSQSQSVVAPSPLKSKLLKVVSDVKKGLPQVGDSLVNQYNNLSLSLSNGGVNRPPSSKRSESPNLINQDLSSSSSSSSSPQYTPLSSSPVNNNNNNNNSTKINNSNSNNYTSIKLTKTINKPTPSTSSDVSFFSYYGGDNNNNNNNINGLENTNENSNNGNNINTNKVKDISSNNKNNNNSSSSDSEEDREYDSDRIVKSSRVSTLVGNFEILDDKPPSVDSILKTSSEAIAIPPRNITKSPKSPSQPLPSSQNPTTTTATATTTTATATTKTTNNTNQFKSNMLNQLKTNQQQQQHQQHQQHQQRQQQQTTTINKARPTSLPLNSYPDLSISPPLSGVSTNTTTTTTTTTTVNNSGSPDYPNLASTSAGSSKAIKEDITLQRFKPLPPRPISTGTTPPNEIQNPTSPIHFHQQSNSGLNSNGANNNSNGGGGGIKGLFSMLASLPLGGNDDDEEDFEISVPNGASIDRYKEDFTQYLSEFGDKSKILQHIHWHLDQNIVNIETVKLLGCNYGFSEQCRATSWMLLLGYLPINTTQRTSVLLHKRSQYRDLVKKHLPGQDKQLIFVQSTLLLTTNNEFSISSSSWDDDDGGGGDGDDNNSYYQQFNQQLNQQFKQHSSKFISSMVNMVNVNKAKNHEDMVAQIHVDVIRTRPEGFQALFELPEIEKMLERILMIWSIENSDISYFQGLNDLVCPFLLVFLEHEINILNHSNNTSYPSIEINNNNNNNNNWTSKLEKLMGEGQIIKELKECGQADVVLSKVEADVYWCISLLMNSVKHYSVGTGCGLPAEGMMKRLEALVKESNDQLYKHLKSMDIDFSHFSFRWMVCFLTRELNLETGINLWDHYFCDKENQGFSILHICFCSALLSQWTSILIQKDFMDLVQYLQKPPSLKFNSNDLELIFRKSYLLKEKYKHILQN from the coding sequence atggaaTATCAATCTTCTGTGTTTAGACAAGTTatgaatcaacaacaaacatcTACaacacaaaataataataatagtaataataatagtaataataataataatagtagtaataatagctATGTATATACAggatataataatattagtagtaataacaatagttcAACAAATACATTTAGTACATATAATCCATACCCTTATGGTGGTGCAAGAGGAAATGGtattataaacaataattatttttcaactcctccaccattaccaccatcaaCTCCACCATCTGTTCCATTGTCACCaatatctaataataataatagtaataataataataataataatagtaataatagtaataataataataatagtaataataatggatatTCATATAGACCACAACCATTGCCACCACAATCTAATGCAAATTCATATTATCCATTGTCACCAAATCCaccaaatttttataattcaccaccaccaataaaTACTCCACCACTTGTATCTTCACCAAAAGTAAATACCACTAATTCATTTAGTAATATAGTAAGGGATataaataatgtaaattCATATAATACAAGTAGTAATAGTGTTAACAATAGCAATTATACCAATAATGCATATAATGGTTTTGGAGGTGTACCATCTTATTACAATCCATCATACTATACTAGTcaaccaccattaccaacATATCAATATCCAACACCACAGCCTCAACCTATACCACAAATACAACCACAAATACAACCACAAATACAAACACAAACACAGCCAATTGTTAATAGTAACAGGTATCCAATGGGATTTTcaggttttaataattcagcagcaacaacaacaacaacgacgACAAAATCAGCAACAACTAATGTTACtactcaaaataataataaaaaaacaccaCCTGTATTCCCTTCCAATATAgtgaataataatagtaatggtaataataacagttttaatgataatacacTCACTTTTTCAAACGTAAATAATGGTACAGGTACTATGCTACCACCTAAAGCAGATATATATAGCAATCCTTTTTTAACAGAGTCAACATCGAAAGCAACAACCTCGACATCCATATCGACTTCGACAATATCATCGActacagcaacagcaacagcaacagccaCTAATACAACATCGACAACAATATcttcaaatattgatttaaagaaaaagaaagatgatgaaaaaaataatattaataataataataataataataataataataataataataataataataataataataataataataataataataataataataataataataataataataacaattgcAATAAAGTTACAAATACTACATCACCTCACAGATTCCTTCCAACAGCAACTTCTGATACAAATTTAACTGCAAACAATAGTAgtgatagtaataaaaataacaataataataataataataataatagcaataatagcAAAACTCACAAGAGATTTAActcaacatcatcattagATTTAGAAGGAAGTAAATcgaattcaaattcaaattcaaattcaaattcaaattcaaattcaaatccaaattcaataaccaatagtaatagtacaTCAAGTTCAAATTTAAGTCAATCACAATCAGTTGTCGCACCATCACCATTGAAATCGAAATTATTAAAGGTTGTATCCGATGTTAAGAAAGGATTACCACAAGTTGGCGATAGCTTGGTTAATCAATATAATAATCTTTcactatcattatcaaatggtGGAGTTAATAGGCCACCTTCTTCAAAAAGAAGTGAAAGTCCAAATCTTATCAATCAagatttatcatcatcatcttcatcttcatcatcaccacaatATActccattatcatcatcaccagttaataataataataataataataatagtactaaaattaataatagcaatagtaACAATTATACAAGTATTAAATTaactaaaacaattaataaacctACTCCATCTACAAGTAGTGATGTATCTTTCTTTTCATATTatggtggtgataataataataataataataacattaatgGCTTGGAAAATACAAATGAAAACAgcaataatggtaataatataaatactaataaagtaaaagatattagtagtaataataaaaataataataatagtagtagtagtgacTCTGAAGAGGATAGAGAGTATGATAGCGATAGAATTGTAAAATCATCAAGAGTATCTACATTGGTtggtaattttgaaattttagatGATAAACCACCATCAGTTGATAGTATATTAAAAACATCATCAGAAGCAATAGCAATACCTCCACGTAATATTACAAAATCACCAAAATCACCTTCACAaccattaccatcatcacaaaatcccacaactacaacagcaacagcaacaacaacaacagcaacagcaacaacaaaaacaacaaataatactaatcaatttaaatcgAATATGTTAAATCAACTTAAAactaatcaacaacaacaacaacatcaacaacatcaacaacatcaacaacgtcaacaacaacaaacaacaacaattaataaagcTAGACCAACATCATTACCATTAAATTCATATCcagatttatcaatttcaccaCCATTAAGTGGTGTATCTACTaatactacaacaacaacaacaacaacaacaacagtaaATAATAGTGGATCACCTGATTATCCAAATTTAGCATCAACAAGCGCAGGTAGTAGTAAAGCTATTAAAGAGGATATTACATTACAAAGATTTAAACCACTGCCACCAAGACCAATTTCAACAGGGACAACACCACcaaatgaaattcaaaatccAACTTCAccaattcattttcatcaacaAAGTAATAGTGGtttaaatagtaatggtgctaataataatagtaatggtggtggtggtggtattaaaggattattttcaatgttagcatcattaccattaggtggtaatgatgatgatgaggagGATTTTGAAATTAGTGTTCCAAATGGTGCAAGTATTGATAGATATAAAGAGGATTTCACTCAATATCTATCAGAGTTTGGTGATAAATCCAAAATTCTCCAACATATTCATTGGCATCTAGATCAGAATATAGTGAATATTGAAACGGTGAAATTATTGGGTTGTAATTATGGTTTCTCTGAACAATGTCGTGCAACTTCATGGATGTTATTATTGGGTTATTTACCAATAAACACCACTCAACGAACATCAGTACTCTTACATAAAAGATCACAATATAGAGATTTAGTAAAGAAACATTTACCAGGTCAagataaacaattaattttcgTTCAATCAACTTTATTATTGacaacaaataatgaattctcaatatcatcttcatcttgggatgatgatgatggtggtggtggtgacggcgatgataataatagttattatcaacaattcAATCAACAATTGAATCAACAATTTAAGCAACATAGTAGTAAATTCATTAGTAGTATGGTTAATATGGTCAATGTAAATAAAGCAAAGAATCATGAAGATATGGTAGCTCAAATTCATGTTGATGTCATTAGAACTAGACCAGAAGGGTTTCAagcattatttgaattaccaGAGATTGAGAAAATGTTGGAaagaattttaatgatttggTCAATTGAAAACTCTGATATCTCTTATTTCCAaggtttaaatgatttagttTGTCCTTTCTTATTAGTATTTTTAGAAcatgaaattaatatattaaatcatagtaataatacatcttatccatcaattgaaattaataataataataataataataataattggacAAGTAAATTAGAGAAATTAATGGGTGAGGgtcaaataattaaagaattgaAGGAATGTGGTCAAGCTGATGTAGTTTTATCAAAAGTTGAAGCAGACGTTTATTGGTGTATTAGTTTATTGATGAATTCAGTTAAACATTATTCAGTTGGTACTGGATGTGGTTTACCTGCAGAAGGTATGATGAAAAGATTGGAAGCTTTAGTTAAAGAATCTAATGATCAACTTTATAAACATTTGAAATCCATGGATATTGATTTTAGTCATTTCAGTTTCCGTTGGATGGTTTGTTTCTTAACAAgggaattaaatttagagaCTGGTATCAATTTATGGGATCATTATTTCTGTGATAAAGAGAATCAAGGTTTTTCAATACTTCATATTTGTTTCTGTTCTGCTTTACTCTCACAATGGACTTCAATACTCATTCAAAAAGATTTCATGGATTTGGTtcaatatttacaaaaaccTCCATCTTTAAAGTTTAATTCTAATGATTTAGAATTAATCTTTAGAAAatcttatttattaaaagaaaaatataaacatattcttcaaaattaa
- the fut7 gene encoding hypothetical protein, producing MNNRNIKFVFLLLLLLMFFVIFNSPISRNINNKYKFKEEIIEDDNNNNNKNEDNKINNNDNENNNNNKKDNFIKKNFFGNNYIINKQGKKIKISDEKVLKEYPFPLIDLKTRYNTYFFEPMTSMYKKFPDVGKRVHYCKDLNNPNGDNVTVTFQSMYPSHEPTLQIYFNHYFDFPPEEIPSSPPSSTIPRVLHSLEPPYQRFCTIYEHCSNKFNWSISYERTADIRTGHCDDEEIFQILPWELDTFVMENKTKFAREFNNRNKNLEINNINSNSSSNVQQQQQHLDHHPLASWFCSKCNIHLISNRFEYVREMMKYINIDSYGSCLNNVKQTEKTGRFASDAMDVKQSFISNYKFYLAFESCNCLDYTTEKALHALKVGTVPVVMAHPQTLKYLPEGSFIYTGDFNSVKDLTNYLKYLDTNTEEYLKYFNWRFNQSIIEKWRTINDYPFRPNSRNWVCPLFHHYQNWKNGKIHSQTLHSTPYNDLCLPPNIIKI from the coding sequence atgaataatagaaatattaaatttgtttttttattattacttttactTATGTTTTTTGTGATTTTCAATTCACCAATATcaagaaatattaataataaatataaatttaaagaagaaattatagaagatgataataataataataataaaaatgaagataataaaataaataataatgataatgaaaataataataataataaaaaagataattttattaaaaagaatttttttggtaataattatataataaataaacaaggtaaaaaaattaaaatttcagatGAAAAAGTATTAAAAGAATATCCATTTCCattgattgatttgaaaACTCGTTATAATACTTATTTCTTTGAACCAATGACATCAATGTATAAGAAATTTCCAGATGTTGGTAAAAGAGTTCATTATTGTAAAGATTTGAATAATCCAAATGGTGATAATGTTACAGTTACCTTTCAATCAATGTATCCATCACATGAACCAActttacaaatttatttcaatCATTATTTCGATTTCCCACCTGAGGAGATACCATCATCACCTCCATCATCAACAATTCCAAGAGTTTTACATTCATTAGAACCACCCTATCAAAGATTTTGTACTATTTATGAACATTgttcaaataaattcaattggtcAATCTCTTATGAACGTACTGCAGATATACGTACTGGTCattgtgatgatgaagaaatttttcaaattttaccTTGGGAATTGGATACGTTTGTAATGGagaataaaacaaaatttgcaagagaatttaataatagaaataaaaatttagaaattaataatatcaatagcaacagtagtagtaatgtgcaacaacaacaacaacatcttGATCATCATCCATTGGCAAGTTGGTTTTGTTCAAAATGtaatattcatttaattaGTAATAGATTCGAATATGTTAGAGAAATGATGAagtatattaatattgattccTATGGTAgttgtttaaataatgtcAAGCAAACTGAAAAAACTGGAAGATTTGCAAGTGATGCAATGGATGTTAAACAATCTTTTATtagtaattataaattttatttagcATTTGaaagttgtaattgtttaGATTATACAACAGAAAAGGCATTACATGCATTAAAGGTTGGTACAGTACCAGTGGTTATGGCTCATCCCCAAACTTTAAAATACTTACCAGAGGGTTCATTCATTTACACTGGCGATTTCAACTCTGTAAAGGATTTAACaaactatttaaaatatttggatACAAACACTgaagaatatttaaaatatttcaattggcgtttcaatcaatcaatcattgAAAAATGGAGAACTATTAATGATTATCCTTTTAGACCAAATAGTAGAAATTGGGTTTGTCCAttatttcatcattatcaaaattggaaaaatggtaaaattcATTCTCAAACTTTGCATTCAACTCCATACAATGATTTATGTTTACCaccaaatataattaaaatttaa
- a CDS encoding hypothetical protein (Probable iron/ascorbate oxidoreductase) has translation MTSKIENITIEQLPIIDIESYGNDKEEELKKKLISKEIENACKNFGFFYIKGHGIDQELIDRLERLSKKFFSLDQSIKMKYRMELAQKAWRGYFVVGGELTSGLKDWKEGLYLGTELNDDHPLVIAQTPLHGLNLFPTLEEEIEYDIVGFKDTILTYIDKVTKLGHSLMELIAISLNLSADYFSSRYTKDPLILYRIFNYPSIISSGDDNKTTGESSDDNDKVEWGVGEHTDYGVLTILYQDDVGGLQVHSKNGWISAPPIKGTFVCNIGDMLDRMTGGLYRSTPHRVELNRSGRDRISFPLFFDPNFNSYPTEIEGIEQIENKDDSSSRWDHFNIHSFKGSYGQYLLNKIGKVFPDLKNNVL, from the coding sequence atgacaagtaaaattgaaaatataacaattgaacaattaccaataattgatattgaatCATATGGAAAtgataaagaagaagaattaaaaaagaaattaatatcaaaagAGATTGAAAATGCATGTAAaaattttggatttttttatattaaaggACATGGTATTGAtcaagaattaattgatagattagaaagattatcaaaaaaGTTTTTCTCTTTAGatcaatcaataaaaatgaaatatcgTATGGAATTAGCACAAAAAGCATGGAGAGGTTATTTTGTAGTTGGTGGTGAGTTAACATCAGGTTTAAAAGATTGGAAAGAGGGATTATACTTGGGAACTGAATTGAATGATGATCATCCATTGGTTATTGCACAAACTCCATTACATGGTTTAAATTTGTTTCCAACATTAGAAGAAGAGATTGAATATGATATCGTTGGTTTCAAAGATACTATCCTCACCTATATTGATAAAGTTACAAAATTGGGTCATTCTTTAATGGAATTAATTGCAATtagtttaaatttatcagcAGATTACTTTTCATCAAGATATACCAAGGATCCATTGATTTTATAtcgtatttttaattatccatcaataatatcaagtggtgatgataataaaaccaCTGGTGAAAGTAGTGATGACAATGATAAAGTTGAATGGGGTGTTGGTGAACATACAGATTATGGTGttttaacaattttataTCAAGATGATGTTGGTGGATTACAAGTTCATAGTAAAAATGGTTGGATATCAGCACCACCAATTAAAGGTACATTTGTTTGTAATATTGGTGATATGTTAGATCGTATGACTGGTGGATTATATAGATCAACTCCTCATAGAGTAGAATTAAATCGTTCAGGTAGAGATAGAATCTCTTTTCCATTATTTTTCgatccaaattttaattcttatCCAACTGAAATTGAAGGAAttgaacaaattgaaaataaagatgacTCTTCAAGTAGATGGGATCATTTTAATATTCATAGTTTTAAAGGTTCTTATGgtcaatatttattaaataaaattggtaaagtttttccagatttaaaaaataatgtattataa
- the ucpB gene encoding mitochondrial substrate carrier family protein: MTSQESIGIKFLFGGLSCMGAAVVSNPVDVLKTRFQIHGEGIDSKSLGLVNGTIKIIKNEGISAMYKGLTPSLLREATYSTLRMGGYDVIKNYFIDSNGKTNLLSKVTSGALSGALGACITSPTDLIKVRMQASSKGVKYDSISSAFKEIIAKEGIKGLWKGVGPTTQRAALLTASQIPSYDHIKHMILDHGIIQVDGLQVHIVSSIFAGLIASITTSPVDLVKTRIMNQPFDSNGVGLIYKSSYDCFKKTFQSEGISGLYKGFLPNWFRIGPHTIVTFILYEYLRKVSGIKPI; the protein is encoded by the exons atgaccAGCCAAGAATCAAttggaattaaatttttatttggggGATTATCAT GTATGGGAGCAGCAGTGGTTTCTAACCCTGTTGATGTATTAAAAACTAGATTTCAAATTCATGGAGAAGGTATTGATAGTAAAAGTTTAGGATTAGTTAATGGaactataaaaataattaaaaatgaaggTATTTCAGCAATGTATAAAGGATTAACACCATCATTACTTAGAGAGGCAACTTATTCAACATTAAGAATGGGTGGATATGATGttataaagaattattttatagATTCAAATGGTAAAACCAACCTTTTATCAAAAGTCACATCTGGTGCTTTATCAGGCGCCCTTGGAGCATGTATTACATCACCaactgatttaattaaagtgAGAATGCAAGCAAGTTCTAAAGGTGTTAAATAcgattcaatttcatcagcatttaaagaaatcattgCAAAGGAAGGTATTAAAGGTCTATGGAAAGGTGTTGGACCAACTACCCAACGTGCAGCATTATTAACAGCATCTCAAATACCATCCTATGATCATATTAAACATATGATTCTAGATCATGGTATTATTCAAGTCGATGGATTGCAAGTTCATATTGTATCTTCAATTTTCGCAGGTTTAATCGCTTCAATCACCACCTCACCAGTTGATTTAGTTAAAACTAGAATAATGAATCAACCTTTTGATTCTAATGGTGTTggtttaatttataaatcatcatatgattgttttaaaaaaacttttcaaaGTGAAGGAATTTCTGGCCTTTATAAAGGTTTTTTACCAAATTGGTTTCGAATTGGACCACATACTATAGTT ACATTCATTCTTTATGAATATTTAAGAAAAGTTAGTGGAATAAAACCGATTTAa